The Kwoniella bestiolae CBS 10118 chromosome 5, complete sequence genomic interval TCATGCTATtcgagagatgagaatgacttACTGAAGTCGTTAACCGAGAGCTTGGTCTTTCCTTCACCGGCCTTGTTGAACATCTCTCTGAGTTTAAGCAGTCGGTCTATAATCGTGTCGAAGTAATCAGCAAAGATCCCCTGCTCCTACAATTGTAGACGCTCATCAATCAGAAGAAGGgaaccccactcacccatgTTAACCTCAACGGTCAAGTAGTAATGAGGTAATTGTTGCTTGGACTCGGTCAATCGTTTACCGATAGTCTTTCTCATGTTGGAGGTGGGGATATCCTCGTACTCGGCAggagcagcaggagcagcttTGCCTGGGGTGGTGGTAGCACCGGAAGTAGGGGTAGTAGCagcggatgatgaagcaCCGCCCTTGAACTTCTCTACATCGGCCTGTGAAGCAAAGCGAATCATGTCAGCAGCTACACTCCTCCAGTAGAAACTTTGGCTAGTTTAGTCCTTAAGCAATGACTGAAGGTTTTCGTTGAAAATCGAAGctgcaactcaccttgacgaTTCTTCCTTCAGGTCCAGTACCTTTAATTTGACCTAATGGGATACCCTTCTCCAAAGCCAACTTTCTAGCGAGGGGAGAAGCGAAGAACTTGGGTTTATCACCTTGACCTGGCAACTCGGGTACTTTCTGAGCTTCGGTACCTGCGCTTCCAGCTCCGTACTTGGTCTCGTCTTTAGGTGTACCCAACGAAGGTGTCTTGGATTctccagatccagatgaagaaggtttagATTCCTGTTGTTGTTCTTTGGgagcttcctcctctttcttttgcGGGGGtgcttctccctctgacTCGGAAGCTAATTTGTCGGCACCTGATATgtcgtctccttcttctccgatGACTGCGATGGGGGTTCCGACGGCGATTCCTTTGGCACCGTCTTGGACCTGTCGCATGGTGGTATGTTAGCATCATCCGTGTGTCTGGTAACAGGGATTAAATGGCGGTGCTAAGATGAATGGGAATATCGTGACATGATAGGAATGGATATGTAAataggaaggaggagatccAGTCGCAGTTGTTGCATTTGAAGTAATGTCTTCGAATCGAAACAGCGGCAGTTGCAGGAACACTCACAATGATCTTAGCCAAGATACCATCATCTTGAGCCTCAACATCGATCGTAGCCTTGTCAGTCTCAATTTCCACCAAGACATCACCAGCAGAATACGAGTCTCcctccttcaacttccaGGAAGCAATACCACCCTCAGTCATCGTTGGCGACATGGCTGGCATCGAGAACTTGCTCAAAGCCGAGGAAGGGGCGGAGGTTCGGAGGGCTGATCGGGGTAGTACATGGTGGCGTCAATTGAAATAGTAGTAGAAGATAGTTGAATAAGGATAAGTGCAACGGccatgatcagctcaattGACCATTCTTTGATTTCATTACTTGAATACCAGaaggatcactcacatcgaGAGACGAGCAGCTGCTTTCTCATACCagccgaagctgatctcttGGCCACTTGAGCAAAGGACATCATCTTGCCTACTGTTCTTCTGCTTGAGGATGGGGGATTAGGGATAAGGGATAAGATGAGCGACAGGGGATGATGTTTTTAGGTGTAGATAGTAGTGATCTCGCACCAAAATGTTTGATTTTGCTTTTCAGTGTTGTTGGGGAACATGACGGTGAAAGGCGGTCCGTATAACGTCCATTCAAGTTCAGCTCATCCGAGAGCCACATGCACTCAAACACCGAAATACCCGAGATCAACACGTGGAGACGTTGGGGTCAAGCGGATGTCACCGCTCTTGACTGGTATTTATGAATTTCAGATTAAGATGTGGAGGtgatcatccctcatcctcatcctcattttATGATATTTAACTCTACTTCCCCTGCTGCTACATTATCATCATACCAGACCTAGCACTagttcatctcatcactcataGGACAACCCTCCAGTCTTCGAGCACACCACTACTAGCAACTCTCAGACTCTGACTCCTCTGTGTCACCACCATTCCACCATGACATCGGCGACGGTACTTCTTCCAGGCCAACCCCTACCTTCTCACCTTATCGCTCCTCCATTACCTCAGTGCGGACCAGGATGTTATGAGCTGAACGGTAGGATACTAGCTAGTGTAGTTGGAGTGCCAAAGAGAGACGGATCGGTGAGTGATCTATGGCTTCGAACGGAAAAAAACTTTCATGATTTCATCGGAGCTGACGAGCTGAGGTCATTGAACAGGTGGTCAGCgtgatgggaagagaggaaagtggGGCTACGCCCGAGGTGGGGTCTATCGTGAGTCTCTATTCAGAAGCTTTTGAGACGACAGTGAGAAACGCGATACAGACGCTAAGTCATGTCTACATCAATCTCATAGGTCATTGGAACGGTGAGTGACGACTACCTCCTCGACTGCTCCTGTTTCGATCTAGCGCCTTACGTAGCCTACAATCGTTGCGTCGATCCAAGGGAAACAAGCTTCGGAAGTCAGCTGACATTTGCTGATCATCTGGTTATGCGTAGATATCCCGTTTGACCACTCAACAAGCGCATCTGACCCTGACCACGTCCAACGATCGCCCTCTGCCCGAGACAAGCGAAGAATTCCAGGGAGTAATAAGGATAGGTGATATACGGTTGACGGAGAGGGATAAGATAAAGATGGGGGATTGCTTCAGGCTGGGTGATTTGGTGAAAGCGAGAGTGGTAAGTGCCATTGAAACTcgatgtatatatatcatgtGTATGCCGACACTGTGCTATGCTTCTCTATCCTCTCTGCATGCCACGCCACTGAGTGGACGGTAAAGATTGTTTTCGCTGACCATTGTCACTACTTCTCCTTCAGCTCTCGCTAGGAGACGCAAGGAGTTACTACCTCTCCACAGCAGCTAACGAACTGGGTGTGATGTATGCGGTGTCGGAAGCTGGTACGTGAAACTTTCGCAGAGCAACAAGGGATGGCTAGCTGATGCGATGCTCGCAGGTAACCCATTACTGCCGGTATCGTAccaggagatggaagatgagttgacgGGCAggagagaaaagaggaaagtAGCGAAACCCGAAGGTATATAGACCAGGGCCGATATCCAGAGTATCGCCTTCCTGAGCAGGGTATCCGACGTGTGTGTTTTTGCTTCCAGCGTTAGGCAATCATGCATAATTGTATCATAGAGGGACACTCCTCGACGTCTGCAATATCATTTCATGTAGATCTGACTTGAGCGCCGTCAGGGAGACTCATGGCTCCTGATATGACCAAATACAGTATCCCAAAATCTGTCGATCTCGTACAGTCACAGGTAGGTAGATATCTGCGAGCCTTCGGGTGCCGCTCCAATGCTTCCTATTGAACACCTCGGTCATGCGCGACAAGCGTCAATATGCAGGGCAAAATGTACTTGTAGCGTCCTTTGCCTGCCGGCAATACATGGGGATCGGTTCCCTTGGCAATACCATGATCAGAGATCGCGTGAGATCCGAGTCTGACTTCCTCCGCATCGTAGATACGTCACGGCGCGGTATTACCTTGAAAACACGATGACTCACATCCCCGGTGAGATAGCATCTGCGGTCCCACCTTCGCCAGGGGAGTAAGCACTAACATTCCACAGATACGCGTATCGTAAACATCTGATACACTACTGTACATTTGCTTTTCGGCCGCTTCCTTCAAGATGCCGGACCGTACGAGTACTCTGTGAACATGTCGTTAAGCTTGCATCGCTTATCAAATTCCCGTCaagtcgagtcgagtggATACCTTTTCCTGGGTCTGCTTCTTCAGGCACCACGGTACACATCCGCAATTGTGCTGGAGCGGAGCCTGCGGATAAGCCAACGGCAATGTCTGATGACGGACCATGCATCGCCTCGTTATGTCATTCCAAAACCAAATTCCAAGCAAATGAAACCGAAAGGTACCTGACGAGAGGGAGCAAAATCGCAAAACGAAAACGGAAAACGGCCGAGATAACGCTGTTTTCTCCTTGTGCTCGTATCTTTTGTTTCTGTTTTGTGGCTTGGCTATTTTTAGTTCTTGAAATTAAGTTGGAAGATACCCCTTGGAGTTAGTGGAtttggaggttgaggtatgTCATATGATACGGGGGCTTCTCCTTGGAATGTCTCGCTTCATTTGCCCTTTCTGCCGCCGAGCGGTAGAGGTACAGTCATTCGCACGGCACGGAGGGGTAAGGCGTCATTTCTAATGTCCTGGTGAGAGGCTGGGTATTCATACTTAAGGTGCATGGTGGTACGATCAATACTCATACACCTCTTTCTCATTGTACCATCTTATCTTTACCATACAATATCAGAACACATACATCATGCCTTCACCCCTCAAGATAAATCTAGCAAGTAACGGCTTACTGGTAGTCTGCGGACTGGTCGTACTGGGTATCTCAGCTTATGTGGAACATACCGTGAgttctccctctccctcaacctcaaccgGGTCCCATCGTACTCTCGACTCTTGTCTATGACGTACAGAGGCTGATGTGATCTTGTTTGGAGAAGTAGACCCGTAAGATCAACTACTCAAGCTCCACTTACACCTACGACGCCTTCGTGGGGATCTTCACCTTCGTCGCTCTCTTCGGATTAGTTGTTCTGAGAGCCGCCAAATCGAAATATGCAAGTGTGGGTGTTGAGACGGGCATAAGTGGATTATTGTGGATCTTCTGGCTTGGTACGTTCGTGTCACTCGGGTGTACTCTTACATATCGTCTAAGACTTAGACTAATTGATGCTATACTATAGCTGGAGCCGCAGATACCACCAAATACACCAGTGCGGACCGAGCGATCTGTCGACATattgatgatttgtttgATTTGCCGGAATTTGAGACTGCCGACCCGGATGCCATTGGTGAGTGAAGTGTTGTGTTGTTTAAGGGGACAAAACAGGCTGTGGTAGATGGCTGAGGGGTGCTGACGTTTCATCCTGCATATACGTAGCCCTCGCCAAGAAAGTCTTCAAATCCACCTGCCGAGACCTTAAAGCGCAACTCGCGTTCCTCTGGATAGGCTTCGTAATTCTTACGGTCACTACGGTATACCTGGTCTATCTAGGTATGAAACGGGGTAATTCTGTAAGTTGAATGATTTCCGCTCGTATGGTAATTTGGCTGATTTGATGTGATCTCGCAGATGTGGAAATCCTCTTTGTTGAACTACGACCACGATGCCCACTCCCACTCTGACCCATTCGCTGATCCCGTTGGATCCCAGAGGGGACCTGTAGCTGgagtggtagatgaggatccAGATGCCAAGCCCTAGAATTCGCCTTCGTCGTGATCGAAGATTATTGAAACGTACTCTGAGTCCACCATACATCTTACATTTAGATTAGTTCTTTAGATACACTATTGTCCACACCTTATAGTGCGACAAGTTAGTCGGTTTCATGTTCAAGTCAAGTATAATTCGCCGTCAAGTTTCGTCAACTTTTTTTAGCTGCTTTATATATATCTCGTTCAACCTGCTGAGCTGAGTTGAGTGTATAATAATGAATTCAGTAATGTCTGTACAGATGCGCCGCAAGATAAATGCACCACATTGGCATGCATCAACCATAGCGTGTTCCGGACCATTATCTCTAAATTATGTCACCTATCCACTTCCTCGGAGTAGCGATCATTCCTCTACCGGACCCCAGTAATCAAGATTACCAATATCCAAATTCGCACTTTCCCTCCAATTGTATCCCTCGAACCTACTGGGCGTAGAGGGTAGTCCCTCAAGAGGGTGGTCAAGGGAGTTGAGTGGGAGATTCACATGCCTTTGAGCCCCAAGCCGAGGGGCATACCATTGCGTCCCCTTTAAAAGAGTTATCACCTGTGAATGCTCCTCCTCTGGAGGTTCAGAAGTGGTGCTGGTTGTTGACGACATCGTATCTGTTTCTGTGGCCGTGTCGTCATCTTTGGTATTGGTGTTGATTTTGGGATTGGAACTGGATTTGGAAGAAACCCCTCTGTTCAATTTGATGGTGAATCTGCTGTTTTTCCGAAGGGTGATGGTACTTCCATCGGAGGTTTTACTGACGAGGTTGGGATTATCATACCATTTCATCCCAGAGGTACAAGTATGGGTGTGCGAGGATTCTCTGAATGAAGGTCGTTTCTGTTCTGCTTGTGACATGGTGGGAAGGTTGCACTGCAGAGTGAAAGTAGGAATACTCACTGGTCAATAAGGAGTAGGGCGAAACAACATGAGATAGATATTCTTTGTTGTGAATGTTTTCAGGTCTGAATATCCCCGGCCCTTCTCTGCTCCACGGCATTGTGAATGATTCGAAGCTATTTCAATATTGGTACAGTCGGAGGCGGAGGGTGTATCGCTCATACCTTACTTGACAGGAATTTTCACTCACAGACAAAGTGGGACAATCCCCTTCCGGTTCCTGAGAAGCGGTTGTACGTTTCAGCAGCTGAGTCGGTGATCTGGCGCCGTGTCCGCCTGATCCCGAGAGACCCGTTGTCAGTCCATTGCTGCAGAGCGATACCATGAGCTCAGTGTCAGAAAGATGAGCCGCGCAAGTCTTCGAATTCAGCATTAAATCCCGGGCAAAGGGGATTTTGCGGCCCACCTTTTTTGGTTACCCACTGTAAAAATCATTTGGAAGTCAATGCAACCGGGCGCCGTGTTGCGGATAGATCTTCGAAAAGACCGGATATATGTATCACAGAAGGACTTCCCCACCTGGTGCCTGAACATCAACCAGGCCGAACACATACCTCAATGTTACCAAGTGATCGTCGGATGGTCATTCAGCTTGTCTAGTGTCAATTCGGGACGTCAATATCTCACAGTGCCCTCCCTGATCAAGACATGCGGACGGGTCAGGCACGTGGAGGGGCATGGCGTGGCGTGGCGGAGCCGAACACTGTATGTTGTGTAGTGCATCAACAAGCTCATCCGTATTTATCGTGGTTGTAAGGTTGAACCTCTACTCGCATATGATATGGTAAGATGCTAGTGCTCGGACAGGTGCTGTAGGAGATCCTACCTTATGACTGTGCAAAGTCAACAAAGCAAGCATGGGACTGTCATGGTTCTTTCTGAATTTTCTAACAAGTCATTTGCTGAGTGTATAAAAGCGTTCGATCGGTCATATTACGGTGCATATttcccatctcttctcaaATTCAATAAAAAAGATCAACACATCACAAGGTACTTACGAGTGACAACAACATCGACATGGACAACATGGTATTTCGTATTTCTGGATTATCACTCCCTTTGGTTGGTCTACTAGCCTTCCTTACAGTGGTTTCGGCCTATTCGGAGACATACGTGGGATGTTCATCGATCGGTGCAGCATTAGCAGGCGATCAGGTGACAGCGACCTCCATCGCCGGATGTAATGTGAGTAGCAGTAATGTCCTTTGCCCCATTTACCAAGTGAGACGAGTACCCGAAGCGGAAATGATTATTTGGAGTCTACGTATATGCTGATCTTGTATTGTTGATTTAGGCTGCATGTGCGGCCGCAGGATACACCTATGCGTATTTCGCTAATCCCGATTCGAATTCGAACTATTGTGGATGTTTTAGcgaaggtccagcttctgGGGGTAATAGGGATCCGGAGAGTGGTTTTACGGATTGTGGGAATGATCAGTCCACTGTGAGTCGCATACTGTACATCATGGTGTCATTCGAATGTAGATGGCCGTACTGCCTCCCACATTAGTGCGATCACTTGTAATTTATCATTGTACATACCTTTCTACTTGAGAACAATCAACTTAGCAACGTGATTTAATCAACAGGTCTATGCCCTAGCTACAGATTACAATTTCATCCAATGCTATAGCTCCCCCTCATCGGACGATACCACTTCCCAGATAACCAACGATGCATGTTGGGATCATTGCAAGACGTACACCAACGCGCTGTTTCAATACGCTTCCAACCATTTCAACTGCATTTGCTCCAATGTAGCGATCTCATCAGACGGTTCGGCGGAGACTTGCAGTAGGTCTGCCTACTTTGCCTACTCCCATACACCTTTTTCTTCGCCCAGTCTCGCCGATAGGAGACGAAGGAGGTTggaaaggatgaaaaggGAGCAGTTGGTGATGAATAGATTCTGCCCGAGTGGGTTGGAAGCTTGCAAGGTCCCAGGCTCAGAGGATTCTTTCGAGGTGTGTTCAACTATCGTCTTGTGCTTTGAGCGAAATCAATCATCGATCCAGACTGATGTGAGATTACAGTGCATCGATACCTCTTCGGAATTGGAATCGTGCGGTGGTTGCTTGTATGGCTCATACACCAACGCCACTGCTTCAGCGGGCATTGAGTGAGTTACTTGCAAATATAGACTCATTTGTTGTCATGAGGAAGAATAGGGCTGATGCATTCATTGACATGTAAAGCTGCTCAATCCTCACTGGAGCTGCTCTCGGAGGAACCACCTGCTCTGCTGGTCGATgtgagatatcagcttgtcAAGATGGGTTCAAGCTTGTCGAAGGGAGATGTCATTGAACGCTGGAGGCCAATCATACCAAGGCAAACACTGTTTGGTTCCATGAATTTCAAGAGCctgatatatatatagatatagCATTACAGTATTTAcacttcttcctttcctttctctgtCTGATTTCGATCGAATCCTTTACATTTCATCTTTGGGCTATTGATAATGGAAAATCAGGGATTATACAGTGCGTATACTTCTCAAGAATAATAACGCATGATGGAGTTCTACCATGCATTGGTGATACGCTCTGTACTGATACATCGTCAAGGTATCTACATCTACTTTTGCATATCACTAGAATGAGAACTACAAATCATCATACCTCACGTGCAGTAGGTTAGTCGTTCGATCCGGTCCAAGGCATCACTTCATTCGGATGCCACTTGGAGGTAACGTAAACTTCAAAAAGCTTATTTTCGTTCCGTCCCATCGGATGGAGTGGTATATCTTCTTGGCTTTGCTGGGATGTTCACTGTACAGTTCCTTCACATAGCACCGTCCTTGACCTTTGGACGATCACGTACAGGTCAATTTGATGTACATCGTACTCAATGGACAAAACATACTTGGaatatcaaagctgataccAGAATGGAGGAG includes:
- a CDS encoding pyruvate dehydrogenase complex dihydrolipoamide acetyltransferase codes for the protein MMSFAQVAKRSASAGMRKQLLVSRSLRTSAPSSALSKFSMPAMSPTMTEGGIASWKLKEGDSYSAGDVLVEIETDKATIDVEAQDDGILAKIIVQDGAKGIAVGTPIAVIGEEGDDISGADKLASESEGEAPPQKKEEEAPKEQQQESKPSSSGSGESKTPSLGTPKDETKYGAGSAGTEAQKVPELPGQGDKPKFFASPLARKLALEKGIPLGQIKGTGPEGRIVKADVEKFKGGASSSAATTPTSGATTTPGKAAPAAPAEYEDIPTSNMRKTIGKRLTESKQQLPHYYLTVEVNMDRLLKLREMFNKAGEGKTKLSVNDFIVKAASLALAEVPEANSAWLGDVIRQYKKADICVAVATPNGLITPIIKDVGSKGLASISAETKALASKAREGKLKPEEYQGGTFTISNLGMFGVDNFTAIINPPQSCILAIGKTATKLELAPEDPKGFKSVQVMKATLSSDHRTVDGAVGAKWLKAFKDYMEQPLTFML